From a single Oreochromis niloticus isolate F11D_XX linkage group LG3, O_niloticus_UMD_NMBU, whole genome shotgun sequence genomic region:
- the LOC109199751 gene encoding uncharacterized protein LOC109199751, giving the protein MENITHVMSKSPYGQKMEFGTNNWGVVEDTNLAGGILLSTSLLGLATYIGAFWDQSSALSLFKRSFIMSFSCDHGNLKGVQNTHVSLFALIFIDVLNVVGAMTYGSHLVAANCPGNTCLYTENLWMFSRRYLVMIHLLTALISVLYLCHQNLGSKLRCVFSVVSLLICVLYYSSVLYTIEVLYMQEVLTCGLALAIIAKSKPTGRKKDKLRIATVALFTFLVVYLPVFVLDYMIYSQTISGQPIEDYFVIYVNVYYFTNFQVCLDGLLCYSILKMSAAEEDREQPPQQWELQEQGLQQPPQQQQQQSPQPSQPWQQQTPQPSQPWQQQTPQPCK; this is encoded by the exons ATGGAGAACATAACACATGTGATGAGCAAATCGCCCTATGGCCAAAAAATGGAATTCGGCACAAATAACTGGGGTGTTGTGGAAGACACCAACTTGGCTGGAGGAATTCTTCTGTCCACCTCTCTGCTGGGCCTGGCTACCTATATCGGTGCCTTCTGGGACCAAAGCAGTGCACTCAGTCTTTTTAAGAGAAGCTTCATCATGTCCTTCTCGTGTGACCATGGGAACCTGAAAGGTGTTCAGAACACCCATGTCTCTCTTTTTGCTCTGATTTTCATCGATGTTCTAAATGTGGTCGGAGCAATGACCTACGGAAGTCACCTGGTTGCAGCTAACTGTCCTGGAAACACATGTTTGTACACCGAAAACCTGTGGATGTTTTCAAGACGGTATTTAGTGATGATACATCTCCTGACAGCCCTCATTTCAGTCCTTTATCTCTGCCACCAAAACCTGGGTTCCAAACTACGttgtgttttctctgtggtgtcTTTATTGATTTGTGTTTTATACTATAGTTCTGTGCTCTACACCATTGAAGTACTATACATGCAAGAAGTTCTCACCTGCGGACTGGCTTTGGCCATAATTGCAAAATCTAAACCCACAGGGAGGAAAAAAGACAAGCTACGAATTGCAACTGTTGCATTGTTCACCTTCTTAGTTGTCTACCTTCCGGTTTTTGTTCTTGATTACATGATCTATAGTCAGACCATCTCTGGGCAGCCAATAGAAGACTATTTTGTAATTTATGTAAATGTGTATTATTTCACAAACTTTCAAGTCTGTCTCGATGGACTCTTGTGCTATTCAATTCTGAAGATGTCTgcagcagaagaagacagaGAGCAACCACCACAACAATGGGAGCTACAAGAACAAGGGCTGCAGCAACcaccacaacaacagcagcaacaatcaCCTCAACCATCACAACCATGGCAGCAACAAACACCTCAACCATCACAACCATGGCAGCAACAAACACCACAACCATG CAAATAA
- the LOC106097219 gene encoding uncharacterized protein LOC106097219 produces MGKTRAGVYEDRNLAGGILLFTSLLGLVTYICVFFYQRRLIKHIRCPLIYMICVDIVNFFMGITVGSEYLEYSSNCRISCSSSWLSVAWLLTRLYGVILHLLTSAWCLIHPKSESKQCYFFTVISILTLVLSPVYAFVKEVAIYVLGVITIGLALGVIINFRLSAASPAPAKEKKLITTLAMYIFLVVFLPSFILECLFNIIGTSDIEIIYKNALFFTNLQLIFNGLLCFLIMKLSAGAEEEEEEEEEEQQQPQQLLQLQQQQQWQQSLHDQSQQPQTQWPQWQQPQKRQWQQPQHQWEQPEQRQWQPPQQQGWRRDASVFTIHNGRNSH; encoded by the coding sequence ATGGGGAAGACCAGAGCAGGTGTTTATGAAGACCGCAATTTGGCTGGAGGAATTCTTCTGTTCACCTCTCTGCTGGGCCTGGTTACCTATATCTGCGTCTTCTTTTATCAGCGCAGGCTCATTAAGCACATCCGCTGTCCTCTTATCTATATGATCTGTGTGGATATTGTAAATTTTTTCATGGGAATAACTGTAGGAAGTGAATATCTTGAGTATAGCTCCAACTGTAGAATCTCTTGCAGTTCTTCATGGCTTTCAGTCGCATGGCTGTTGACCAGATTATATGGAGTGATTTTACATCTTCTGACCTCTGCTTGGTGCCTGATTCATCCAAAAAGTGAATCCAAACAGTGCtatttttttacagtaatttCCATTTTGACTTTAGTTTTGTCCCCTGTTTATGCATTTGTAAAAGAGGTGGCCATCTACGTTTTGGGAGTTATCACCATTGGGTTGGCTTTGGGTGTCATTATAAACTTCAGATTGTCAGCTGCATCTCCTGCACCTGCCAAAGAGAAGAAACTGATCACGACACTCGCCATGTATATTTTCTTGGTTGTCTTCCTCCCCAGTTTTATTCTTGAGTGCCTATTCAACATCATTGGCACCTCTGACATTGAAATAATTTATAAGAATGCTCTATTCTTCACAAACCTTCAGCTAATTTTCAATGGCCTCCTGTGTTTCTTAATCATGAAGTTGTCTGCtggtgcagaagaagaagaagaagaggaagaagaagagcagcaacaaccacaacaactgttgcaactacaacagcaacaacagtgGCAACAGTCACTACATGATCAGTCGCAACAACCACAAACTCAATGGCCTCAGTGGCAACAACCTCAAAAACGTCAGTGGCAACAACCACAACATCAGTGGGAGCAACCAGAACAACGTCAATGGCAACCACCGCAACAACAGGGCTGGAGACGTGATGCTTCTGTATTTACTATACATAATGGACGAAACTCACATTAA
- the LOC109199752 gene encoding uncharacterized protein LOC109199752, with product MENITHVMSKSPYGQKMEFGTNNWGVVEDTNLAGGILLSTSLLGLATYIGAFWDQSSALSLFKRSFIMSFSCDHGNLKGVQNTHVSLFALIFIDVLNVVGAMTYGSHLVAANCPGNTCLYTENLWMFSRRYLVMIHLLTALISVLYLCHQNLGSKLRCVFSVVSLLICVLYYSSVLYTIEVLYMQEVLTCGLALAIIAKSKPTGRKKDKLRIATVALFTFLVVYLPVFVLDYMIYSQTISGQPIEDYFVIYVNVYYFTNFQVCLDGLLCYSILKMSAAEEDREQPPQQWELQEQGLQQPPQQQQQQSPQPSQPWQQQTPQTQQQQQQTPQPSQPWQQQSQPSQPWQQQTPQTQQQQQQTPQQKWQQQQQVFNYPRVHVNTNAVTAYNRQNWN from the coding sequence ATGGAGAACATAACACATGTGATGAGCAAATCGCCCTATGgccaaaaaatggaatttggcacaaataacTGGGGTGTTGTGGAAGACACCAACTTGGCTGGAGGAATTCTTCTGTCCACCTCTCTGCTGGGCCTGGCTACCTATATCGGTGCCTTCTGGGACCAAAGCAGTGCACTCAGTCTTTTTAAGAGAAGCTTCATCATGTCCTTCTCGTGTGACCATGGGAACCTGAAAGGTGTTCAGAACACCCATGTCTCTCTTTTTGCTCTGATTTTCATCGATGTTCTAAATGTGGTCGGAGCAATGACCTACGGAAGTCACCTGGTTGCAGCTAACTGTCCTGGAAACACATGTTTGTACACCGAAAACCTGTGGATGTTTTCAAGACGGTATTTAGTGATGATACATCTCCTGACAGCCCTCATTTCAGTCCTTTATCTCTGCCACCAAAACCTGGGTTCCAAACTACGttgtgttttctctgtggtgtcTTTATTGAtttgtgttttatattataGTTCTGTGCTCTACACCATTGAAGTACTATACATGCAAGAAGTTCTCACCTGCGGACTGGCTTTGGCCATAATTGCAAAATCTAAACCCACAGGGAGGAAAAAAGACAAGCTACGAATTGCAACTGTTGCATTGTTCACCTTCTTAGTTGTCTACCTTCCGGTTTTTGTTCTTGATTACATGATCTATAGTCAGACCATCTCTGGGCAGCCAATAGAAGACTATTTTGTAATTTATGTAAATGTGTATTATTTCACAAACTTTCAAGTCTGTCTCGATGGACTCTTGTGCTATTCAATTCTGAAGATGTCTgcagcagaagaagacagaGAGCAACCACCACAACAATGGGAGCTACAAGAACAAGGGCTGCAGCAACcaccacaacaacagcagcaacaatcaCCTCAACCATCACAACCATGGCAgcaacaaacaccacaaacacaacaacagcagcaacaaacaCCACAACCATCACAACCATGGCAGCAACAATCACAACCATCACAACCATGGCAgcaacaaacaccacaaacacaacaacagcagcaacaaacaccacaacaaaagtggcagcaacaacaacaggtCTTCAATTATCCAAGGGTTCATGTTAATACAAATGCAGTTACTGCATATAACAGGCAAAACTGGAATTAA
- the LOC106097220 gene encoding uncharacterized protein LOC106097220 codes for MENITDAISKLPYGPKMEFGTKNWGVTVNNNLAAGILLSTSLLGLVTYIGAFSFQRGALSLLKNSFITSFSCEHMNLKGAQNTHVSLFVLLFIDVLNVIGAMTFGSHLAAATCPGNTCPYTYNLWIFSRRYLVMIHLLTALISILYLCHPHLGSKLRCVFSVVSLLICVLYYSSVLYTIEAEYLLEILTCGLAVAIVLTAALGSAATGEEKVKIGITVISMITFFAVYFPNFVLRYLVYSRLTADYETIYANVYYFTNFNVFLDGLLCCLILKLSDGEKEDEIQQGWQQQPSQKQWQQQQPPLQRGLHYPMVHVNTNAFNPYNRQTWN; via the coding sequence ATGGAGAACATCACAGATGCGATCAGCAAATTGCCCTACGGCCCAAAAATGGAATTTGGCACAAAAAACTGGGGTGTTACGGTAAACAACAACTTGGCTGCAGGAATTCTCCTGTCCACCTCTCTGCTGGGCCTGGTTACCTATATCGGTGCCTTCTCGTTCCAACGAGGTGCACTAAGCCTCCTTAAAAATAGCTTCATCACATCCTTTTCATGTGAGCACATGAACCTCAAAGGTGCTCAAAACACCCATGTCTCTCTTTTCGTTCTGCTTTTCATCGATGTTCTAAATGTAATCGGAGCAATGACCTTTGGAAGTCACCTGGCTGCAGCTACCTGTCCTGGAAACACATGTCCGTACACCTATAACCTGTGGATCTTCTCAAGACGGTATTTGGTGATGATACATCTCCTGACAGCCCTCATTTCAATCCTTTACCTCTGCCACCCACACCTGGGTTCCAAACTACGttgtgttttctctgtggtgtcTTTATTGATTTGTGTTTTATACTACAGTTCTGTGCTCTACACCATTGAGGCAGAATACCTACTAGAAATTCTCACCTGTGGATTGGCTGTGGCCATTGTTTTAACAGCTGCTTTGGGCTCTGCTGCCACAGGGGAGGAAAAAGTGAAGATAGGCATCACAGTTATCTCAATGATCACTTTCTTTGCTGTCTACTTTCCCAATTTTGTTCTAAGGTACTTAGTCTACAGCAGGTTGACAGCTGACTACGAGACAATTTATGCAAATGTTTATTATTTCACAAATTTTAACGTCTTTCTTGATGGACTCTTGTGTTGCTTAATCCTGAAATTGtctgatggagaaaaagaggatgAAATACAGCAAGGATGGCAGCAGCAACCTTCTCAAAAACAATGGCAGCAACAGCAACCACCACTGCAACGTGGCTTACATTATCCAATGGTTCATGTTAATACAAATGCATTTAATCCATATAACAGACAAACCTGGAATTAA